The sequence ATGATGCTATATTTTTGCTATGCATTTTTTATACAGTATAAGATGCTCTTTATACAAGGTACAACTGTACAATTAAGTTGTGATGAGAAAACTAACTGTAAACTTTGAAAACATGACAAACAGGCACTTCTTGTTCAGCCAGAGACTTGAGCATTTCACAAAGCAAAGGGTCAACAAGTGGGATACCACAATATATAGTCCAAATAGTGAACACATGTGTAACACAATCAGTGTGTGCACCTTCAAATATCCATCTTCATTGTGGTTGGTTTGCATCAACAAGAATAGTCAACCCAAGATTCTTCAAGagactttcttatgatgattgttTGGTCAATAGTGGTCAAACTTTGAAAACTGGTCAAATGATCAGCTTTTCTTATTCAAATTCTTTCATGTATCCAATCTCATTAAAACATGCCAGATTCTGCTAAACCCTTGcaaaaaagattattattattttcatggaTTTAAAGTTCAAAAATTGAAAACCACCAAATCATGATGAAACCTAGCAAATTTATGTAAAAATTTGTTTTAGGAAAATGCTTTTAAATATAAAGTTTCTATATTTAGGTGATTTGGGAGGTGGGTTCTGTTGAGATCAGATTGATGGGTCATTCATTAGATTTTGAGAATTCTTTTTTAATACTGAGTCAAAAAGGGTAGACTGCTGTTCAGTACACTCACAATTGATGCTTTTGCAGAGTGTTTGTGTCTCTTCTTCTCGCACTTTGCAGACTTATGTCTCCTTTATCTCATCCACAATTTACAAACACTTCATTGTGTGAGAAAAAGTTCATATTTGAACAAAGAGGCAATCCAGAAAAAATGTCAGCAAAGATGGAGCAACTGTCTGAGAAAAACAGAGTAGAATTGAAGAGCATTTTTTTCTTCTCACCAATGTGGATTAAGATGATTACAGGTTTATAACAGAGTTAACACTTAACTAGGTGTCGTAGGTGTTACTGGTTTTGCTAGTCCTGTTTTTGCGTGTAGGTTCTATCTAGGTTTTTTTTGGATGTTTATGAGGCCACAAGGCACGATTGTTGCCGCTGATCTTATTTCTATGTTTTTACTCTCTCCGTCCCATAATAAGTGTCTtgttttgacttttcaaagtcaatatttcgtaactttgactttaaatatatttatttatataatataatatttgataaaaattatatgaGTAGATTGAGTTTTAAATGTACTTTTTATTGGTATGAGTATCAACaactattatataacacaaataaagatattagaggtcaaagttgaaaaaaattaactttgaaaagtCAATACATAATACTtattatgggacggagggagtattacttTTTAAATAGGGATTATATACTTGGAGGCCACCAAAATTTATTATTTTGAGTTTGTAGATCACCTATATTTGAAGATATTTTTGTAGGCTACTCGAATTTATTTTTTCACGTTTGTAGGTCACCTATATCAGAAAGTGATTTTATAGGTTTTCAAGTTCGTATGTTATTACATATATATCAGATTAATAACTCtttgaaaaaaatttaaaaaaaaaggaaGTATAAATACTTGTGTATTTGGTAACAACTAATAGTTATATAAGCAATGTCTATTAAGAACAACTTagttatttgttttattttttaaCACTTTTCTATTGAGATATTGAGCCAGTTTTGGTAAGTATGGAAGAACACACGAACTTTAATAACCTAAAAAAATCACTTTAAAAGATGGATGGCTTATAAACATGAAATGTTAAATTTGGGTGACCTACAAAAACATTTTCAAATATGAGTGACCTAGAAACACAAAACAATAAATTTGAGTGGGCTTCCGATATATAATcccttttaaatataatatttatcgagtaaaaaaatttattaaaaaacaCTTAACTAGGTTGAGGtatttgttagagttagatatacCATGTGATTATGTACATTgaaatataattcttttattttttaCAGCTTTCAAGTTTATTTGAAAATCGCATATTATATTCTTGCATATGCATCCATGAACTTTATAGTTTTACAATAACAACTATTAGAGTATTAATTGTTAGAAACATGGTAACATAgtttaaattgatatattattcttGAATCGCGAATCACTATGTTTTGAGTTCACAAAATTCTAATTAGTATAAGACAATAAAAACACTTTGTATCTAGGCAATAAGATTACAAAGCAAAATATTAGAGGGTTTGTATAGATTTTCATATGTTCTAACGAAAACAAATTCACGAAGCGAAAGGATGTAACTTTTCAACGAAAATAGTCAACCTTTCAGTTATGGTGGTTATTGTTTggatttaggacccaaacaagaaCATGTGATTATGTTATCGTCAATCACAAACAACCCACGAAggacaaacgaataattaaagcataacgataaataaaagcataaaacgacacaaggatttaatgtggttatatcccaactccaaacacggagaagtgtttagtccacgggcgcaaaccagagatttttcactattaatttcgtgcacatatgttagggttacaatagggtgtttatataggcaaatctaaacaaggaaacaacttaaagaGTAAGAAAACGCATTTTTCCTCGCCAGGCTTCCGAATAGGCTTAAGTCGCGTCGTAGCTAGAGGAGCTGCGTCGTGGCTTAAAGCATGATCTCAAAACTAGAAAATTCCAAGTGTTAAGTCACGTCGTCGCTGGAGGAGCCGCGTCGTGGCTTAAAGCTGCAACCGAAATCTTCTTTGTtttttttgatatccttcacacatccaacaatctcctACTTGAAGGATGATCTAAAACAACATTCGCCAACCTGTCACTATGTTTAAACAAACCCACAATAACTCTAGACTAGCCGATTACCAACTTATTTTGATACCGTCGGATAAGACACCCGATTCATGCCGCACTTCACTTGTTAGcctacgagcaagtgaagtctttcgacaccaaaaaacaccgctgagcgataatctagtctcttagttactagcttgggtcatctcgatttctatcgccaccatcttctaacacgaagatcatcttcttacaccagaagaccaattgaagtatgcgagtcttcaattataggattcttcattAGACTACACCGCCTCACCGATCACTCTCGACATATCTAATCCCGAACACAGATGTCAATGATCACTCTCGTACAGGATttcaccgtctatctatgattttccttcccagcaatcagaaaatccaccagacgccctcgtagactcttcatcaaggctccagtgagaacgcagtcacaacctcgaaatctactaaATTTTTGCTTTCTCGCTGGTGcactgacctcctcatagctatgaatatCACAAACCCATCTTCTCATCTCAAACACGCTCCcattgtacgagtaagaaataaaaccgcGACTACTAGAGAAGAAACTTGGTTCTTACCACCGGTCAGTCACAAATTTCTTTGCCATCAGAGAGTAAAACATGTATCGAGACCAGGTGACTTAGTTGGTTGCGatgaacttgtagtgacccgaactttttcaagtttatatatatttaatgaaattgatatttacatgattaagtgtttccaacatgttaagcaatcaaacttgttaagacttgattaattgaaataggttttatatagacaattgaccactcaagttgaccagcgattcacgaacgttaaaacttgtaaaaactatatgataacatatatatatatatatatatatatatatatatatatatatatatatatatatatatatatagttaacatgatgttatgataagtaagtatctcattaggtattttaacgatgagttatatacataaaaatgagacaagtggattaagaaactcgaaaacgatatatataacgattatcgttataacaacgtcttactaaatacatatgaatcatattaagatattgatacactatatttaaacatgataaatgataagtaaacatatcattaagtgtattaacaatgaactacatatgtaaaaacaagactactaacttaaggatttcgatacaaggcatatatgtaacgattatcgttgtaacgacatttaaatgtatatatatcatattaagatatattaatacatcataatatcatgataatataataatttaacatctcattagatataataaacaatgggttaacaacatttaacaagatcgttaacttaaaggtttcaaaacaacacttacatgtaacgactaacgatgacttaacgactcagttaaaatgtatatacatgtagtgttttaatatgtattcatacacttttgaaagacttcaagacacttatcaaagtaattctacttaacaaaaattcttacaattacatcctcgttcattttcatcaacaattctactcgtatgcacccgtattcgtactcgtacaatacccagcttctaattgtatgtactattgttatatacactccaatgatcagctcttagtagcccatgtgagttacctaaccatgtgggaaccatcatttggcaactagtatgaatgattacacaaaattacaaactaatgtgaccttatatggagtacctacatcaTGTTTTCAATCATCATcgtaaacactttcatttttcaatttttatgcatcaaactaaactctctcaagtgttcttccattgttctaagtgttcttcatcatcttcatcaaaatctagcttaatctagttcataaattcatacataaaccaagatacaaaacaactactcaagaacacaccaacaacacttccaagtttgctagcttactttcaatcttacaaatccatttcaagtgatcatccaacctcaagaaatctttattatttacagtaagatatctttctaatacaaggtaatactcatattcaaactttgattcaatttctataactataacaatcttatttcgagtggaaatcttacttgaacttgttttcgtgtcatgattttgcttcaagaactttcaagccatccaaggatcatttgaagctagatctatttttcacattttcagtaggtttattcacaaaacttgaggtagtaatgatgttcataacatcattcaaatcatatatataaaactatcttattcgaaggtttaaacttgtaatcactagaacatagtttagttaattctaaacttgttcgcaaacaaaagttaatccttctaacttgacttttaaaatcaactatacacatgttctatatctatatgatatgctaatttaatgatttaaaatctgaaaacacgaaaaataccgtaaaactggatatacgccgtcatagtaacaccgcgggctgttttgtgttagttaattaaaaactatgataaactttgatttaaaagttgttcttttgggaaaatgatttttcttatgaacatgaaactatatccaaaaatcatggttaaactcaaaatggaagtatgtttttcaa comes from Rutidosis leptorrhynchoides isolate AG116_Rl617_1_P2 chromosome 4, CSIRO_AGI_Rlap_v1, whole genome shotgun sequence and encodes:
- the LOC139841848 gene encoding TPD1 protein homolog 1-like → MSLVHVIFFYIMVFIIFLSQFQIISSSYSRNKYEKSFNGRDNYNKTTTNSEPETEEAFQAHRKLLFQGTSCSARDLSISQSKGSTSGIPQYIVQIVNTCVTQSVCAPSNIHLHCGWFASTRIVNPRFFKRLSYDDCLVNSGQTLKTGQMISFSYSNSFMYPISLKHARFC